From a single Bacteroidetes Order II. bacterium genomic region:
- the rpoC gene encoding DNA-directed RNA polymerase subunit beta': protein MAYTKQQKLKKSFSTMTVSLSSPESILERSYGEVLKPETINYRSFKPEKDGLFCEKIFGPIKDWECHCGKYKRIRYKGIICDRCGVEVTQKAVRRERMGHIQLSVPVVHIWYFRSLPNKIGNLLGIKTKDLDKVIYYENYIVIQAGSAREFGIDNNQLLSEDDYFDLQYKVPEDNHLLEDSDPRKFIAKIGGDAVEHLLRMVDLDKMVVELKTEAREETSQQRKQEALKRLKVAQFFREANKKRENRPEWMVMRAIPVIPPELRPLVPLEGGRFATSDLNDLYRRVIIRNNRLKRLIEIKAPEVILRNEKRMLQEAVDSLFDNSRKANAVRSDSNRALKSLSDMLKGKSGRFRQNLLGKRVDYSGRSVIVVGPELQLHECGLPKEMAVELFKPFVIRRLIERGIVKTVKSAKKVVDRRTPDVWDILEKVIDGHPVMLNRAPTLHRLGIQAFQPTLIEGKAIRLHPLVCTAFNADFDGDQMAVHVPLSHDACLEAMTLMLSSHNILSPAHGGPIAVPSQDMVLGMYYMTKLLPGEVGEGMTFSDTKEVVQAFDHGVVKLHTKISLRLGPGKFIETTVGRALFNQIVPTELGYVNEVLTKKNLRNIIGRVFASTGFKGTATFLDNVKNMGFHRAMRGGLSFSISDIVIPNLKHELIDKAHDEVSEVRGQYEMGFITDNERYNKVIDVWTRTNNKVSEVLYETLEKDRHGFNAIYMMAHSGARGSQEQIRQLGGMRGLMAKPQKNLSGGAGEIIENPIVSNFKEGLSVLEYFISTHGARKGLADTALKTADAGYLTRRLVDVAQDVTITHHDCGTLRGIPISAIKDNEDIIEKLEDRIVGRVSVHDVEDPLTGDVLVRANEMINEQAAALIGNTSIETVEIRSVLTCESRRGVCALCYGRNLSSGRLAETGEAVGVVAAQSVGEPGTQLTLRTFHIGGAARRIAAESALSARFGGKVEFENMRSVEYDDGNGPRMIVLGRSGEIRIVDDGGRHLMSSLIPYGSELLVEDGQLVEEGQILAQWDAFNSLIISETNGIVAYQDLIDGTTYKVESDEQTGNSDIIVTEGRERNLTPAVNVTAEDGKLREYSMPVRARIQVREGEFVQSGQVLAKIFRQTARTGDITGGLPRVTELVEARQPTDGAVVSEIDGEVTFGQRKRGAQEVVITSRDGSISRTYLVPLSKHLLVFENDYVHAGDPLSDGQVSPQDILRIKGSFAVQSYLVNEIQEVYRLQGVTISDKHIEVIVRQMMQKVTIVDPGDTDFLDEDLVDRFELEEVNNHLFDKFVVEEPGDTLLKIGEIIDRKRLREHTSEMKRLDKQLPVVREARQAVATPTLLGITQASLTTDSFISAASFQETTKVLTLAAVQAKTDHLRGLKENVIVGHLVPAGTGVRKYRDLLVSSKAETETVRSAELIG from the coding sequence ATGGCTTATACCAAGCAACAAAAACTCAAAAAGAGCTTTAGTACGATGACCGTCAGCCTCTCGTCACCAGAAAGCATTCTGGAACGGAGCTATGGAGAAGTCTTAAAGCCGGAAACCATTAATTATCGCTCGTTCAAGCCGGAAAAAGACGGTTTGTTTTGCGAAAAGATTTTTGGTCCAATTAAGGACTGGGAATGTCATTGTGGCAAATACAAGCGTATTCGCTATAAAGGCATTATCTGTGACCGATGTGGGGTTGAAGTAACCCAGAAAGCCGTTCGTCGTGAACGTATGGGACACATCCAACTCAGTGTCCCTGTTGTTCATATTTGGTACTTTCGCAGTTTGCCGAATAAAATCGGGAATTTGCTCGGAATCAAGACCAAAGATTTGGATAAGGTCATCTATTACGAGAATTATATCGTGATACAGGCTGGTTCTGCACGGGAGTTTGGGATTGATAACAATCAATTGCTCTCGGAGGACGACTATTTTGACCTTCAGTACAAAGTGCCCGAAGATAACCACTTGCTGGAAGACTCGGATCCGCGCAAATTCATCGCCAAAATTGGTGGGGACGCCGTAGAGCATTTGCTCAGAATGGTGGACTTAGACAAAATGGTGGTGGAGTTAAAAACGGAGGCACGGGAAGAAACAAGTCAACAACGCAAGCAAGAAGCTTTAAAGCGGTTGAAAGTGGCTCAGTTTTTCCGCGAGGCGAATAAAAAGCGAGAAAACCGTCCGGAATGGATGGTGATGCGTGCGATTCCAGTGATTCCGCCGGAACTTCGGCCTTTGGTACCGCTTGAGGGAGGGCGCTTTGCAACCTCCGATCTGAACGACTTGTATCGCCGGGTGATCATTCGGAATAACCGCTTAAAGCGTTTGATTGAAATCAAGGCGCCTGAAGTTATTTTACGGAATGAAAAGCGAATGCTGCAGGAGGCAGTAGATTCGTTGTTCGATAATTCGCGGAAGGCAAATGCCGTTCGGAGCGACTCTAACCGCGCCTTGAAATCACTTTCGGATATGCTGAAGGGGAAAAGTGGGCGCTTCCGCCAGAACCTGCTTGGTAAGCGGGTGGATTACTCCGGTCGTTCTGTTATCGTGGTTGGTCCGGAATTGCAATTGCATGAATGTGGCCTTCCGAAAGAAATGGCCGTAGAATTGTTTAAGCCTTTTGTTATCCGGCGCTTGATTGAACGTGGGATCGTAAAAACGGTGAAGAGTGCTAAAAAAGTGGTGGATCGTCGCACGCCGGATGTATGGGACATTTTGGAAAAAGTGATTGACGGCCATCCGGTTATGTTGAACCGTGCACCCACGCTGCACCGCTTGGGTATCCAAGCTTTCCAGCCAACGTTGATTGAAGGAAAGGCGATTCGACTGCACCCATTGGTCTGTACGGCTTTTAACGCGGACTTCGACGGCGACCAGATGGCGGTTCACGTACCGCTTTCGCACGATGCTTGTCTGGAGGCGATGACATTGATGCTTTCCTCGCATAATATCCTCAGTCCAGCGCATGGCGGCCCTATTGCCGTACCGAGCCAAGACATGGTTTTGGGTATGTATTACATGACCAAGTTACTTCCTGGCGAAGTGGGCGAAGGCATGACGTTCTCGGACACCAAAGAAGTAGTGCAAGCGTTCGATCATGGGGTGGTGAAATTGCATACAAAGATTTCGCTTCGGCTGGGACCGGGCAAATTTATTGAAACTACTGTTGGGCGGGCCCTCTTTAACCAGATCGTTCCTACAGAATTGGGGTATGTGAACGAGGTTCTGACAAAAAAGAATCTCCGGAACATCATTGGTCGGGTATTTGCGTCAACCGGATTTAAGGGTACGGCAACCTTCCTCGACAATGTGAAGAATATGGGATTCCACCGTGCAATGCGGGGGGGATTGTCGTTCTCGATTTCGGACATTGTTATCCCGAATCTGAAGCATGAATTGATTGATAAGGCCCACGACGAGGTTTCGGAAGTGCGGGGTCAGTATGAAATGGGCTTCATTACCGATAATGAACGGTATAACAAGGTTATTGACGTTTGGACCAGAACAAACAATAAGGTTTCTGAGGTCTTGTATGAAACCCTTGAAAAAGACCGCCATGGGTTTAATGCCATTTATATGATGGCCCACTCGGGTGCACGGGGTTCTCAAGAGCAGATTCGACAATTGGGTGGTATGCGTGGTCTTATGGCTAAACCACAAAAAAACCTTTCTGGCGGTGCAGGTGAAATTATCGAAAATCCGATTGTTTCCAACTTTAAAGAAGGACTTTCGGTATTGGAATACTTTATTTCTACGCACGGTGCACGGAAGGGTTTGGCAGATACAGCCCTTAAAACGGCAGATGCTGGTTATCTAACCCGCCGTCTGGTGGATGTTGCGCAGGACGTGACGATTACCCACCATGACTGCGGAACCTTGCGTGGTATTCCGATTTCGGCCATTAAGGACAATGAAGATATCATTGAAAAACTCGAAGATCGGATTGTTGGGCGCGTCTCGGTACATGATGTGGAGGATCCGTTGACAGGTGATGTCTTGGTGCGTGCCAATGAAATGATCAACGAACAGGCTGCCGCCCTGATTGGGAATACCTCTATTGAGACGGTGGAAATCCGTTCTGTCTTGACCTGTGAGTCGCGTCGTGGGGTGTGTGCCCTGTGTTACGGGCGTAATTTGTCTTCTGGGCGATTGGCGGAAACCGGAGAAGCCGTAGGGGTTGTGGCCGCACAATCGGTAGGGGAGCCTGGAACCCAGTTGACCCTCCGTACCTTCCACATTGGGGGCGCAGCAAGACGTATTGCTGCCGAAAGTGCCCTCTCTGCACGTTTTGGTGGAAAAGTAGAGTTTGAGAACATGCGCAGTGTGGAATATGATGATGGCAATGGCCCTCGGATGATTGTTTTGGGTCGTTCTGGCGAAATCCGAATTGTGGATGACGGTGGAAGACACCTGATGTCCAGTTTGATTCCATATGGTTCAGAATTATTGGTTGAAGATGGTCAGTTAGTCGAAGAAGGCCAAATTCTTGCCCAATGGGATGCCTTTAACAGCCTTATTATCTCGGAAACAAACGGGATTGTGGCCTACCAAGACCTGATTGATGGGACGACCTATAAGGTGGAGTCGGATGAGCAAACAGGAAATAGCGACATTATTGTAACGGAAGGGCGTGAAAGAAACCTCACCCCGGCCGTCAATGTTACGGCAGAAGACGGTAAATTGCGTGAGTACTCGATGCCAGTCCGTGCTCGTATTCAGGTTCGCGAAGGTGAATTTGTACAGTCTGGGCAAGTACTGGCCAAGATTTTCCGTCAAACAGCACGGACGGGGGATATCACGGGCGGTCTTCCTCGGGTAACGGAACTTGTTGAAGCACGCCAGCCTACGGATGGGGCGGTCGTTTCTGAAATTGATGGTGAAGTAACTTTTGGTCAACGGAAACGTGGGGCACAGGAAGTGGTCATCACCAGTCGAGATGGTTCTATCTCACGCACGTATTTGGTGCCATTGTCTAAGCACCTTTTGGTCTTTGAGAATGACTATGTACATGCTGGCGATCCTCTCTCGGATGGTCAGGTTTCCCCACAAGACATCTTGCGCATCAAAGGCTCTTTTGCTGTGCAGTCGTATTTGGTGAATGAAATTCAGGAAGTGTATCGTCTTCAAGGGGTAACCATCAGTGACAAACATATCGAAGTCATTGTGCGTCAGATGATGCAAAAAGTGACCATCGTAGATCCGGGTGATACCGATTTCTTGGACGAGGATTTGGTAGATCGCTTTGAATTGGAAGAAGTGAACAACCACTTGTTTGATAAATTTGTGGTAGAAGAGCCGGGAGATACATTGCTTAAAATCGGCGAAATCATAGACCGAAAGCGGCTACGTGAGCATACATCGGAAATGAAGCGCCTTGATAAACAATTGCCGGTTGTTCGCGAAGCCCGTCAGGCTGTAGCAACACCAACATTATTGGGTATTACCCAGGCTTCATTGACGACTGATTCCTTTATCTCGGCGGCATCTTTCCAAGAAACCACAAAGGTATTGACACTTGCGGCTGTTCAGGCCAAGACCGATCACCTGCGCGGCCTCAAAGAAAACGTAATTGTAGGCCATTTGGTGCCTGCTGGTACGGGTGTTCGTAAGTATCGGGATTTGCTTGTTTCGTCAAAAGCGGAAACCGAAACGGTACGCTCGGCCGAACTCATCGGCTAA
- a CDS encoding YeeE/YedE family protein produces MQGLIAWLSQPWPWYVSGFMIALLIPLLAFYEGKPFGISRNFRHMCAAIIPGKDDYLRYDWKQEGLWNLTMLLGAVLGGWLASVYLNPHQMQLSVAATQLVAQWGIQTGSELSPAFLLETDFLFSIKGILVLVLGGFLIGFGTRYANGCTSGHAIAGLSNFQFPSLVAVLGFFIGGLLGSWFVLPILFRL; encoded by the coding sequence ATGCAAGGATTAATAGCTTGGTTGTCTCAGCCGTGGCCGTGGTATGTATCGGGCTTTATGATAGCCCTTTTGATACCGTTATTGGCGTTTTATGAAGGGAAACCCTTTGGTATTTCACGGAACTTCAGACATATGTGTGCAGCCATTATACCTGGTAAAGATGACTATTTACGGTACGATTGGAAGCAGGAAGGGTTATGGAATCTAACGATGCTCTTGGGAGCGGTATTGGGCGGATGGTTGGCATCGGTATATTTAAATCCACATCAAATGCAGCTTTCGGTTGCAGCAACCCAATTAGTCGCGCAGTGGGGCATTCAAACCGGAAGTGAACTTAGCCCCGCTTTTCTGCTTGAGACGGACTTTTTGTTTTCAATAAAAGGCATCTTGGTTTTGGTTCTGGGTGGTTTTTTAATTGGTTTTGGCACACGGTATGCCAATGGGTGTACTTCGGGTCATGCCATTGCTGGCTTGTCTAATTTTCAGTTCCCGTCTCTGGTGGCCGTACTTGGCTTTTTTATCGGCGGTCTTTTGGGATCTTGGTTTGTTTTACCCATTTTGTTCAGGTTGTGA
- a CDS encoding YeeE/YedE family protein: protein MWYQSSFFRWVYYLFVGVWFGIVMTKSEAVSWFRIQEMFHFQSFHMYGIIGTAIGFGAFFTFMIKRFKVKDVFGKVVVPEQKGQHGRFNTRYLVGGAIFGLGWALTGACPGPVFVLLGHGIWSMAVVAVSALVGTKVFARFHHQLVGG, encoded by the coding sequence ATGTGGTATCAATCTTCTTTTTTTCGTTGGGTGTATTACCTCTTTGTGGGTGTGTGGTTTGGCATTGTGATGACCAAAAGTGAGGCCGTTTCTTGGTTCCGGATTCAGGAGATGTTCCATTTCCAATCATTCCATATGTATGGTATTATAGGGACGGCTATTGGTTTTGGGGCCTTCTTTACGTTTATGATTAAGCGGTTTAAGGTAAAAGATGTATTTGGAAAGGTGGTGGTGCCGGAACAGAAAGGGCAACATGGGAGATTTAACACCCGTTATTTGGTGGGCGGTGCGATTTTCGGGCTGGGCTGGGCGTTAACAGGGGCTTGTCCAGGTCCCGTTTTTGTTTTACTGGGGCATGGCATTTGGTCAATGGCCGTTGTAGCTGTGTCGGCACTGGTCGGAACGAAGGTTTTTGCGCGGTTTCATCACCAATTGGTAGGGGGGTAA
- a CDS encoding YdeI/OmpD-associated family protein, whose product MFAFGAPLDLIGINPYVLVPEAILLELFFQAGKHKGPIPVCGTISGKPFLQTLVRYSGAWRLYVNEKMLLKSPKRIGEIVHLTLSYDPSDRSILPHPELVAALDENPSAKLGFNQLTPSRKKEIIRYIAALKSEESIRRNVKRAIRFLLGQERFIGRDTPL is encoded by the coding sequence ATGTTTGCCTTTGGAGCACCATTAGACCTAATAGGTATCAATCCATATGTTTTGGTGCCAGAGGCGATCCTTCTGGAATTATTTTTCCAAGCGGGTAAACACAAAGGACCTATTCCGGTCTGTGGGACGATCAGTGGCAAACCCTTTCTGCAAACCTTGGTACGCTACAGCGGTGCTTGGCGACTGTACGTCAATGAAAAAATGTTGCTAAAATCCCCTAAGCGTATTGGCGAAATTGTTCATCTTACCCTTTCTTATGACCCCAGCGACCGATCTATCCTCCCGCATCCAGAATTGGTAGCTGCCTTAGATGAGAATCCTTCGGCTAAATTGGGCTTTAACCAGTTGACACCCTCTCGAAAAAAAGAAATTATCCGCTACATTGCAGCCCTGAAGTCGGAAGAAAGTATCCGTAGAAATGTAAAAAGGGCAATCCGGTTCCTTTTGGGACAAGAGCGGTTTATCGGGCGAGATACGCCTTTATAA
- a CDS encoding TonB-dependent receptor, giving the protein MNLRFLFLVFFGVMYFGHTPLLAQSATFSGTVQTEDGKPFPGATIRLSGTGYGAVSDINGHFIVRSVSPNVYQVIVSAVGYLTQKETISLKVGETLLRTYRLREESMQTDEVVITAARREQLNSEAPVSIAVLGAKDIEVRNIVQLDDALRYTPGVQLSDNQVNVRGSTGFSYGVGSRIQFLVDGVPMLNADTGGIAFNLVPTAQIKQVEVIKGPGSALYGGGALGGVINVITKDFPEKPETSFRSYAGVHPPVRYTEWKQSWTGSQRNRYFWGANISRSEQVTPKLGYWVNVNYAQTEGYFQNSDGYEGYLAAKLGYQFSSRLKTETLVTSSLTHKNGFVYWASGRDALRVAKTSLLNGSSDNEVRRLAILPVFTFLVNPSVFISLKNRFYGGTTIPIWNGALVERDQWTTGVRFGSELQANIDLKAKRYLIFGAGFDQNATNSKRFFGGDDTNFAQPEWAVFGQYEQQLLKKINLVAGFRLDRYEISSTDVVQRFSPKFNVSYTLNPALNLRVAWGYGFRVPGITERYVNNSEFLPVIPNTQLRPEISNGYEAGLKGFFALPIEDWGGQYDVAAFSNQYTDLVEPKFQNNARAFQFVNLTKGQINGVDASVSAGRKDGRLLFNLAYLLLDGKDRSDPNNILPLNYRSKHLLQASISVSPLQRLEVGLDFRYASAFERVDSDFGNFIPDATLHLPIKVWDARLRYDFGKIQISLLAKNAGEYYYMERPAILAPTRNFILQLQGNL; this is encoded by the coding sequence ATGAACTTACGTTTCCTTTTTTTGGTGTTCTTCGGGGTTATGTACTTTGGCCATACACCCCTCCTTGCACAATCGGCCACTTTTTCCGGGACGGTTCAGACGGAAGATGGGAAGCCTTTTCCTGGCGCCACCATTCGGCTATCCGGCACCGGATATGGAGCTGTTTCTGACATAAACGGCCATTTTATCGTAAGATCCGTTTCGCCGAATGTCTATCAGGTCATCGTTTCGGCAGTGGGATACCTTACCCAAAAAGAAACCATCTCGCTAAAAGTTGGAGAAACCTTGTTACGTACCTACCGCTTACGGGAAGAATCCATGCAAACCGACGAGGTGGTCATCACAGCAGCCCGCCGCGAACAACTGAACTCCGAAGCACCTGTAAGTATCGCCGTACTCGGCGCAAAAGACATCGAGGTCAGGAATATTGTTCAATTAGATGATGCCCTTCGCTATACACCCGGCGTCCAACTATCAGATAACCAAGTAAATGTGCGTGGTTCCACTGGTTTTTCATATGGCGTAGGTAGTCGTATCCAGTTTTTGGTGGATGGCGTGCCAATGCTCAATGCCGATACCGGAGGAATTGCCTTTAATCTTGTTCCTACCGCCCAAATAAAACAGGTTGAAGTCATCAAAGGGCCTGGATCCGCCCTCTATGGAGGAGGGGCTTTGGGTGGCGTCATCAACGTAATCACCAAAGACTTTCCGGAAAAACCCGAAACATCCTTCAGAAGTTATGCAGGCGTTCACCCACCCGTGCGGTACACCGAATGGAAACAAAGTTGGACAGGTAGCCAACGAAACCGCTATTTTTGGGGCGCTAACATCAGTCGTTCCGAACAAGTTACACCCAAATTAGGCTATTGGGTGAACGTGAACTACGCCCAAACCGAAGGCTATTTCCAAAATTCGGATGGGTACGAAGGGTATCTCGCCGCAAAGTTAGGCTACCAATTTAGTAGCCGACTCAAAACAGAGACCCTCGTCACCAGTAGCCTCACCCACAAAAACGGCTTTGTTTATTGGGCTAGTGGACGCGATGCCCTACGGGTCGCCAAAACCAGCCTGCTCAATGGTAGCTCCGACAATGAAGTCCGGCGCTTGGCCATATTACCCGTTTTTACCTTTTTGGTGAATCCATCTGTTTTTATCTCCCTCAAAAACCGTTTTTATGGCGGAACTACCATCCCCATCTGGAATGGCGCACTGGTGGAGCGGGATCAATGGACAACGGGGGTACGATTTGGGAGCGAACTCCAGGCCAACATAGACCTAAAGGCAAAACGATACCTCATCTTCGGAGCGGGGTTCGATCAAAATGCCACCAATTCAAAGCGGTTCTTTGGCGGGGATGATACCAATTTTGCCCAACCGGAATGGGCCGTATTCGGGCAATACGAACAACAACTTTTAAAAAAAATCAACTTGGTGGCTGGGTTTAGATTGGATCGCTACGAGATCTCATCTACCGACGTCGTACAACGGTTCAGCCCTAAATTTAATGTGTCTTATACCTTGAATCCAGCGCTTAATCTTCGGGTGGCTTGGGGCTATGGCTTCCGCGTGCCGGGGATCACCGAACGATATGTGAACAATAGCGAATTCTTGCCTGTGATTCCTAATACCCAATTGCGCCCTGAAATATCGAATGGCTACGAAGCAGGTTTAAAAGGCTTTTTTGCATTGCCTATCGAGGACTGGGGAGGACAATACGATGTGGCGGCTTTTAGCAACCAATACACGGATCTGGTAGAACCCAAATTTCAAAACAATGCCCGTGCCTTCCAATTTGTTAACCTAACCAAAGGACAAATCAATGGCGTAGATGCCTCGGTAAGTGCCGGACGTAAAGATGGCCGATTGTTATTTAACCTCGCTTATTTATTATTAGACGGCAAGGACCGGTCCGATCCAAACAATATTTTGCCACTGAATTATCGTTCCAAACACTTGCTCCAAGCCTCTATCTCGGTTTCACCCCTTCAACGGTTAGAAGTAGGTTTAGACTTCCGATATGCTTCTGCATTTGAACGGGTAGATTCCGATTTTGGCAACTTCATCCCCGATGCCACCCTCCACCTTCCTATTAAAGTCTGGGATGCCCGCCTCCGCTACGATTTTGGTAAAATACAAATATCGCTATTGGCCAAAAATGCTGGCGAATATTATTACATGGAACGCCCAGCCATTTTGGCGCCTACCCGTAATTTCATCCTACAACTTCAAGGGAATTTATAG
- the queA gene encoding tRNA preQ1(34) S-adenosylmethionine ribosyltransferase-isomerase QueA, with protein sequence MKLSQFTFDYPKSLIARHPVSPRDRARLMVVHRKDRRIEHRHVADLPQYFSSGDVMVVNNTKVFPARLLGENARGAKIELFLLRPINPTAHLWDVLAAPAKKVPVGEKLWFEAGLTAEVIDKPTDRSRTVRFLFEGDAVALNGLIDQIGHVPIPPYLKRPDEESDRLDYQTIFASERGAVAAPTAGLHFTPDLLQALKEKGVITAPLTLHVGIGTFRSVEVDDVEKHQMDAEMFLISPETADTVNAALKNSAQRVTVIGTTAVRAVESNVSPEKLLKSGMGWTDKFIYPPYQFAVTQRLMTNFHMPESTLLMLVSALAGDVDFMLHCYKTAVEESYRLFSYGDAMLII encoded by the coding sequence ATGAAATTATCACAATTTACTTTTGATTACCCGAAATCCCTGATTGCACGTCACCCGGTTTCACCGCGAGATCGTGCCCGTTTGATGGTGGTTCATCGAAAAGACCGAAGGATTGAACATCGGCATGTTGCCGACTTACCACAATATTTTTCGAGCGGAGATGTGATGGTAGTGAACAATACCAAAGTATTTCCGGCGCGGCTACTCGGCGAAAATGCGCGGGGGGCCAAAATCGAGTTATTCCTCTTGAGGCCCATTAATCCTACGGCACATCTATGGGACGTATTGGCGGCTCCAGCGAAAAAAGTGCCAGTGGGCGAAAAACTTTGGTTTGAAGCAGGCTTGACTGCCGAGGTTATAGACAAACCTACTGATCGCAGTCGGACCGTCCGCTTTTTGTTTGAAGGGGATGCCGTGGCATTGAATGGTTTGATAGACCAAATAGGACATGTGCCTATTCCACCCTATCTTAAGCGGCCAGATGAAGAGAGCGATAGATTGGACTATCAGACCATCTTTGCTTCGGAACGTGGTGCCGTGGCCGCGCCTACTGCCGGATTACACTTTACGCCCGATTTACTACAAGCCTTAAAGGAAAAAGGGGTGATTACTGCTCCATTGACACTCCATGTGGGCATCGGAACCTTTCGTTCGGTGGAGGTGGATGATGTGGAAAAGCACCAAATGGATGCCGAGATGTTTCTCATCAGTCCAGAAACAGCAGACACGGTGAACGCCGCCTTGAAAAATTCAGCGCAAAGGGTTACGGTGATTGGAACAACAGCCGTTAGGGCAGTGGAATCTAATGTCTCACCAGAAAAATTGCTAAAATCAGGAATGGGTTGGACCGATAAATTTATCTATCCACCGTATCAATTTGCTGTCACCCAACGATTGATGACCAACTTTCACATGCCTGAATCCACGCTGCTGATGTTGGTTTCGGCGTTGGCCGGGGATGTGGATTTTATGTTACACTGTTATAAAACTGCCGTAGAAGAGTCTTACCGGCTCTTTTCGTATGGCGATGCCATGTTAATTATATGA
- the ispD gene encoding 2-C-methyl-D-erythritol 4-phosphate cytidylyltransferase → MMDSRTPSTSVVIPAGGRGTRLGGLKKQYRLLGGVPLLVRSTQVFESCDEVGEVVLVCPPGEESVVEAWQEEYGLSKIKKIVSGGVTRQESVQNGLQVIDVASKVVLVHDAVRPFIQPNDVTLLIQCVAANGAASLAIPVADTLRKVEGSKFADSVPRDGLFRMQTPQGFLISIFRHAHQLAAQHGWNETDDVALVQRAGYSVNLESGSSWNLKITTPEDWAFAEVFWPLWQQMIKSDKLDL, encoded by the coding sequence ATGATGGATTCGCGGACACCTTCAACTTCGGTAGTGATTCCGGCGGGGGGGCGTGGAACGCGCCTAGGAGGCCTCAAAAAGCAATATCGTTTATTGGGGGGTGTTCCGTTATTGGTGAGGAGCACTCAGGTGTTTGAGTCCTGTGACGAAGTGGGGGAAGTGGTCTTGGTTTGTCCACCAGGGGAAGAAAGCGTGGTGGAGGCTTGGCAAGAAGAATACGGCCTGTCTAAAATTAAGAAAATAGTCTCTGGTGGTGTTACGCGCCAAGAAAGTGTGCAAAATGGGCTTCAAGTGATTGATGTGGCATCGAAGGTGGTGCTGGTGCATGATGCCGTCCGTCCGTTTATTCAGCCCAATGACGTGACCCTTTTGATCCAGTGTGTAGCGGCAAATGGCGCGGCGTCGTTGGCCATTCCGGTGGCAGATACGTTGCGCAAGGTTGAAGGAAGTAAATTTGCCGATAGCGTTCCGCGAGACGGGCTTTTCCGGATGCAAACCCCACAAGGCTTTTTAATATCCATTTTTAGACATGCCCATCAACTGGCCGCCCAGCATGGCTGGAATGAAACCGACGATGTGGCGCTGGTACAACGGGCTGGCTACTCGGTTAATTTAGAGAGCGGTAGTTCGTGGAACCTGAAAATCACGACACCCGAAGATTGGGCATTTGCAGAAGTATTTTGGCCTCTATGGCAGCAAATGATTAAAAGTGACAAATTAGATTTGTAA
- a CDS encoding 2-C-methyl-D-erythritol 2,4-cyclodiphosphate synthase, with amino-acid sequence MRIGFGYDVHRLMEGRPFILGGVEIPFEKGLLGHSDADVLLHAITDALLGAAALGDIGAHFPDNDPNWKGANSRHLLRAVMDLIYGAGYKVGNVDATVVLERPKLRPLIDQMRAHIAEDLSITIGQVSVKATTNERMGFVGRQEGVACHAVCLLLQR; translated from the coding sequence ATGCGAATAGGATTTGGATATGATGTTCACCGTTTGATGGAAGGCCGTCCGTTTATATTGGGTGGCGTGGAGATCCCGTTTGAAAAAGGCTTATTGGGCCATTCCGATGCGGATGTGTTGCTCCATGCGATTACCGATGCCTTATTGGGTGCAGCAGCCCTAGGCGATATTGGCGCACATTTCCCCGATAACGATCCTAACTGGAAGGGAGCGAATAGCCGTCACCTATTGCGGGCGGTTATGGACCTTATCTACGGTGCTGGCTATAAAGTGGGCAATGTGGATGCGACAGTGGTTTTAGAACGCCCCAAACTCCGCCCTTTGATAGATCAAATGCGGGCACACATCGCCGAGGATTTGTCTATAACAATAGGCCAAGTTTCGGTAAAAGCCACAACCAACGAGAGGATGGGTTTTGTGGGACGGCAAGAAGGGGTGGCTTGCCACGCGGTATGTTTATTGTTGCAGCGTTAA